Proteins from a genomic interval of Sphingobacterium sp. SYP-B4668:
- a CDS encoding T9SS type A sorting domain-containing protein, with product MKIFTKKRLITTFTNALVLVASLGFAWGSNMVMASDSSLKKMTLSNKSNFSTSRAAKYFNNDSFSDFGISAAKVFSATESDKLINNVKVFYNPIAEQVTVSFKLGKQNTVSIKVMDALGNEVLSLMNGSLDAGNQNLAFDTNKKLTSGFYFVRLVAGTETVVKRISVR from the coding sequence ATGAAGATTTTTACCAAGAAACGTTTGATTACAACCTTTACCAACGCACTCGTGCTGGTGGCAAGCTTGGGCTTTGCTTGGGGATCAAACATGGTAATGGCCAGCGATTCTTCTTTGAAAAAAATGACGTTAAGCAATAAAAGCAATTTTTCCACTTCAAGAGCCGCTAAATATTTTAATAACGACTCTTTTAGTGATTTTGGTATATCAGCAGCGAAAGTTTTTTCAGCGACTGAGTCTGATAAGCTTATTAATAATGTGAAAGTGTTTTATAACCCCATTGCTGAACAGGTGACCGTATCGTTCAAATTAGGTAAACAAAATACTGTATCAATCAAGGTAATGGATGCTTTAGGTAATGAGGTCTTAAGCCTAATGAATGGCTCTTTGGATGCCGGTAACCAAAATCTTGCATTTGATACCAATAAGAAACTGACTTCAGGTTTTTATTTCGTGCGGCTAGTTGCTGGTACGGAAACTGTAGTCAAAAGAATATCCGTTAGATAG
- a CDS encoding KUP/HAK/KT family potassium transporter yields the protein MSTENKNGVQKLSLGGLLISLGIIFGDIGTSPLYVFKAIINKGTIDPNLVLGGLSCVVWTITLQTTIKYVLIALNADNKGEGGILSLYSLVRRQAKWLIIPAIIGAAALLADGMLTPAITISSAVEGLAIHNPTLQTVPIVIAIISGLFLIQRFGTSIVGKVFGPLMFVWFVTIGILGLTYIDQAPEVLKALNPYYAIKLIATTPNALFIIGGVFLCTTGAEALYSDMGHCGKANIRISWILVKVCLLLNYFGQGAWLLEHAGSQIGEKNPFYAIMPEWFISYGIIIATIAAIIASQAMISGAFTLISEAVRLNIWPKVTIRYPSDHKGQLYVPSINLILWAGCMLIIAVFRESSNMEAAYGLAINSTFITTTILMGYFLRWKRVNKYLIFLFVGFYFFIEFGFLAGNSVKMAHGGWLTLLLSAALITVMYSWYSARRIKNRFVKFVNIKEYNSIISEMSEDPTIPKFASQLVYLTSANNRKEIEYKIIYSIINKKPKKADVYWLVHVDVMDNPHTREYTVEQLVPGKLIRVDFKLGFREEQRISLLFRKVVEEMVQRKEIDIVSKYDSLKKHNVPGDFRFVILEKVLSKTNDLKWKERIIFEIYKILKKFSLSEEKGFGLDASFVTIERVPLSIPRTTEVIIKRIN from the coding sequence ATGTCCACAGAAAATAAGAACGGCGTTCAAAAACTTAGCCTCGGAGGCTTATTAATTAGTTTAGGAATTATTTTTGGGGACATCGGGACCTCTCCTCTTTACGTATTCAAAGCCATTATCAACAAAGGAACAATAGACCCCAATCTCGTATTAGGTGGTCTCTCCTGTGTGGTATGGACCATTACACTTCAGACCACTATTAAATATGTATTGATTGCCCTCAATGCGGATAACAAAGGTGAAGGTGGTATCTTATCTTTATATTCCTTAGTTCGCAGGCAGGCCAAATGGCTCATTATCCCGGCTATTATAGGAGCCGCCGCACTCCTTGCTGATGGAATGCTTACACCGGCCATCACCATCTCATCCGCAGTGGAAGGGTTGGCCATCCACAATCCTACGTTACAGACAGTACCTATTGTCATCGCAATTATTTCCGGCCTGTTCCTCATACAGCGATTTGGTACATCTATCGTCGGAAAAGTCTTCGGTCCATTGATGTTTGTATGGTTCGTCACGATTGGCATATTGGGTTTAACATACATCGATCAAGCTCCAGAAGTATTAAAGGCTCTAAACCCTTATTATGCGATCAAATTAATCGCGACCACGCCCAACGCTCTCTTCATTATCGGCGGTGTATTTCTATGTACAACAGGTGCTGAAGCACTCTATTCCGACATGGGACATTGTGGAAAAGCCAATATACGAATCAGTTGGATACTGGTTAAAGTTTGTCTACTGTTGAATTACTTTGGTCAAGGAGCTTGGCTCTTGGAGCACGCAGGAAGCCAGATAGGTGAGAAAAATCCATTTTATGCCATTATGCCTGAATGGTTTATTAGTTACGGTATCATTATAGCCACCATAGCTGCAATAATTGCAAGCCAAGCGATGATTTCTGGCGCTTTCACATTGATATCAGAAGCGGTCAGACTCAATATATGGCCAAAAGTCACCATCCGATACCCGAGTGACCACAAGGGCCAATTATATGTACCGTCAATCAATCTCATTCTCTGGGCAGGTTGTATGCTAATTATTGCTGTATTTAGAGAATCCAGCAATATGGAGGCTGCATATGGATTAGCGATCAATTCGACATTTATCACAACCACCATTTTGATGGGGTACTTCCTCAGGTGGAAACGAGTGAATAAATACTTGATATTCCTATTTGTCGGTTTCTATTTCTTTATTGAGTTTGGATTTCTAGCAGGAAACTCCGTTAAAATGGCCCATGGGGGATGGCTGACCTTATTGCTATCTGCGGCCTTGATTACCGTCATGTATTCGTGGTATAGTGCTAGACGCATCAAAAATCGATTCGTCAAATTTGTCAATATCAAAGAATACAACTCCATTATATCCGAGATGAGTGAAGACCCGACTATCCCGAAATTTGCTTCTCAATTAGTCTATCTCACCAGTGCCAATAATCGTAAAGAGATTGAGTACAAAATCATCTATTCGATTATCAATAAAAAACCAAAAAAGGCAGACGTCTACTGGTTGGTACATGTAGATGTCATGGACAATCCTCATACACGCGAGTATACCGTCGAACAATTGGTACCAGGTAAATTAATCCGTGTAGACTTTAAGCTAGGCTTTAGGGAAGAACAACGCATCAGCTTGCTCTTCCGTAAAGTTGTAGAGGAAATGGTTCAACGAAAAGAAATAGACATCGTTAGTAAGTACGACTCCTTAAAAAAACACAATGTGCCTGGGGACTTTAGATTCGTCATCCTAGAAAAGGTACTTTCCAAGACCAATGATCTTAAGTGGAAAGAACGGATTATCTTTGAAATCTACAAAATCTTGAAAAAATTCAGTCTTTCCGAAGAAAAGGGGTTTGGCTTAGATGCTAGCTTTGTGACCATAGAACGCGTGCCGTTAAGTATACCACGCACCACCGAAGTCATTATCAAAAGAATCAATTAG
- a CDS encoding amino acid permease has protein sequence MANRLFRKKSIDQIISDSQHHGSGLAKILGVRDLVSLGIAAIVGAGIFSTIGLASYNGGPAVSLLFVFVAFACVFTALSYAQFASTVPVSGSAYTYAYVAFGELFAWIIGWALVLEYAVSNMVVAISWSQYFVSMLAGFGLHIPRWLSMAPGYAFDAHQKMLEVGVDKLTGIDKLALEAYETAPRIGDTPIVFDLPAGIITLLVTALVYVGIRESKRASNIMVIIKVGIILAVICGGIFFIKPENWTPFAPNGMGGVMSSVAAVFFAFIGFDSISTTAEECKNPQRDLPRAMIYCLLICTVLYVAITLVLTGMVNYTELNVKDPLAYVFQYVGFDHMAGVISVTSVIAITSALLVYQLAQPRIWMTMSRDGLLWKKFATVHPKYKTPSYATIVTGIVVAVPSLFFKMDFFVDLTSVGTFFAFILVCGGVLYMDHSGLSQKSKFRVPYVNGKYLIGIGFVIALGLLWGYGQDIIKEWRSLSPLYIFEHKSLIIIFWIVWVVMSIYAYKYNFSLLPTTGILINLYLMTELGASNWIIFILWLLAGLIIYFMYGYRHSKLNRDAQALKD, from the coding sequence ATGGCAAATAGACTTTTCCGAAAGAAGAGCATTGATCAGATTATTAGCGATTCCCAGCATCATGGATCAGGACTTGCAAAGATTTTAGGCGTTAGAGATTTAGTATCTCTTGGAATAGCAGCTATTGTAGGTGCGGGAATATTCAGTACTATTGGTCTAGCCAGCTACAATGGGGGGCCTGCGGTATCTCTACTTTTTGTTTTTGTAGCATTTGCGTGTGTATTTACCGCATTATCATATGCGCAGTTTGCGAGTACGGTGCCTGTATCTGGGAGCGCATATACGTATGCCTATGTGGCATTTGGTGAATTGTTTGCTTGGATTATTGGATGGGCTTTGGTCTTGGAATATGCGGTCTCGAATATGGTGGTCGCGATATCATGGTCACAATATTTTGTATCGATGTTAGCGGGCTTCGGCCTCCATATACCCCGATGGCTCTCTATGGCTCCTGGATATGCATTTGATGCCCATCAAAAAATGTTGGAAGTAGGTGTTGATAAATTGACGGGTATTGATAAGCTCGCTCTTGAGGCCTATGAGACGGCGCCAAGAATAGGCGATACACCTATCGTATTCGATTTGCCAGCAGGGATTATTACACTTTTGGTAACTGCTCTTGTGTATGTCGGTATCCGAGAATCTAAAAGAGCAAGCAATATCATGGTCATTATTAAAGTAGGGATTATCTTGGCGGTGATTTGTGGGGGAATATTTTTTATTAAGCCCGAAAATTGGACTCCATTTGCGCCAAACGGTATGGGTGGGGTAATGAGTAGTGTGGCTGCGGTCTTTTTTGCTTTTATTGGTTTTGACTCTATATCTACTACGGCCGAAGAGTGTAAGAATCCACAACGGGACCTTCCAAGGGCAATGATTTATTGCCTCCTGATTTGTACGGTATTGTACGTTGCTATTACATTGGTGTTAACAGGTATGGTTAATTATACGGAGTTGAATGTAAAGGATCCGCTAGCCTATGTGTTTCAATATGTTGGATTTGATCATATGGCGGGTGTAATCTCCGTAACTTCTGTTATAGCCATCACCAGTGCTTTGCTTGTATACCAGCTAGCACAGCCTAGGATTTGGATGACCATGAGTCGCGATGGTTTGTTGTGGAAGAAATTTGCTACGGTACATCCGAAATATAAAACACCTTCTTATGCGACTATCGTGACGGGAATTGTGGTGGCTGTGCCTTCCTTGTTTTTCAAAATGGACTTCTTTGTAGACTTGACTAGTGTGGGGACTTTCTTTGCTTTTATTCTTGTCTGTGGGGGTGTACTTTACATGGATCATTCAGGATTGTCTCAAAAATCGAAATTTAGGGTGCCCTATGTAAATGGAAAATATTTGATAGGTATAGGTTTTGTGATTGCACTTGGGCTTTTGTGGGGGTATGGGCAAGATATTATTAAGGAATGGAGGTCGTTGTCTCCTCTTTATATCTTTGAGCATAAATCTTTGATTATCATTTTTTGGATAGTGTGGGTGGTGATGAGTATCTATGCATATAAGTACAACTTCTCATTGTTACCCACGACAGGAATCCTAATCAATTTGTACTTGATGACGGAACTTGGAGCGAGCAATTGGATTATCTTTATTCTATGGCTATTGGCGGGGTTGATTATTTATTTTATGTACGGATATAGGCATTCAAAATTAAATCGGGATGCTCAAGCTTTGAAGGATTAA
- the tyrS gene encoding tyrosine--tRNA ligase, which produces MNFVEELRWRGMLQDIMPGTEELLNKEKVAGYIGFDPTGDSLHVGHLTQIMTLIHFQNAGHKPVALVGGATGMIGDPSFKSAERNLLDEKTLNHNVASLKSQLGKFLTFGDGALDAQMVNNYDWFKDFKFLDFIRDVGKLITVNYMMAKDSVKKRLEGENGLSFTEFSYQLIQGYDFYYLWKHHNCKIQMGGSDQWGNIVTGTEFIRRQDQGTAFALTTQLIKKADGQKFGKTESGAVWLDPKKTSPYKYYQFWLNATDDDAKNWIRIFTLKSKEEIEGIIAEHDAAPHTRTVQKALAKDITIRTHSEKDYETALKTSEFLFGNGSLEFLNELDHQSVLDVFDGIPQYTISREELTQGINILDMLAVKSAIFPSKGEARKMTEGGGVSLNKEKVATIEQVINTDYLINNNYIIAQRGKKNYYLIIVE; this is translated from the coding sequence ATGAACTTTGTAGAAGAATTACGTTGGAGAGGCATGTTACAAGATATCATGCCTGGAACAGAAGAGTTATTAAACAAAGAAAAAGTAGCCGGTTACATTGGTTTTGACCCTACAGGAGATTCCCTACATGTTGGTCACCTGACACAGATTATGACACTTATTCATTTTCAAAATGCTGGGCACAAACCTGTAGCTTTGGTTGGGGGTGCCACGGGTATGATTGGAGATCCTTCTTTCAAATCCGCAGAAAGAAATCTATTAGATGAGAAAACTTTAAATCACAATGTTGCCAGTCTTAAAAGTCAACTCGGCAAATTCCTAACATTCGGGGACGGCGCCCTCGATGCCCAAATGGTTAACAATTATGATTGGTTTAAAGATTTCAAATTCTTGGATTTCATTCGTGACGTTGGCAAATTGATCACTGTCAACTACATGATGGCTAAAGATTCAGTCAAAAAAAGGTTGGAAGGTGAAAATGGGTTATCGTTTACTGAATTTTCGTATCAACTGATTCAAGGGTATGACTTCTACTATCTATGGAAACATCATAATTGTAAAATTCAGATGGGTGGATCGGATCAGTGGGGCAATATTGTCACAGGCACCGAATTCATCAGACGTCAAGACCAAGGAACAGCATTTGCACTCACCACACAATTAATAAAAAAAGCTGACGGGCAGAAATTTGGCAAAACAGAATCGGGCGCCGTATGGTTAGACCCTAAGAAGACCAGTCCATACAAATATTACCAGTTCTGGTTAAATGCGACAGATGACGACGCTAAAAATTGGATTCGCATTTTCACATTAAAATCAAAAGAAGAAATAGAAGGCATCATTGCCGAGCATGATGCTGCGCCTCATACACGCACAGTACAAAAAGCTTTAGCCAAAGATATCACTATTCGTACGCATTCCGAGAAGGACTATGAGACTGCATTAAAGACTTCTGAGTTTCTTTTTGGAAATGGATCACTCGAATTCTTAAATGAACTAGACCACCAGTCTGTATTGGATGTATTTGACGGTATTCCTCAATATACTATAAGTCGTGAGGAACTTACTCAAGGCATCAATATTTTAGATATGCTAGCTGTCAAATCTGCAATTTTCCCTTCCAAAGGAGAAGCTCGTAAAATGACTGAAGGTGGTGGTGTATCCTTAAATAAGGAAAAAGTTGCCACAATCGAACAAGTTATCAACACGGACTACTTGATTAACAATAACTATATCATTGCCCAGCGCGGTAAGAAAAACTACTACTTGATTATTGTAGAATAA
- a CDS encoding DUF4397 domain-containing protein codes for MNTFTPIFAGLLLVIVLLSACKLDKDDYDYGELSATSAVNAVPSEQKLDIGLDQNKLNMSNESFGFGDYLPYRNAFPGNRLVRVFDRDSLSKGALVSKQLAFAPGKIYSLFVIGERNLDVISFEDSNEAPMAGKASIRFINLSPDAPALNLGEKEARALLAKGIAFKGTSAYFTMEAGKKHQLFIASTANVEFANFEFIPEEGAIYTIWAKGLTKEEKEDSKFGFEAQILQQLK; via the coding sequence GTGAATACATTTACCCCTATTTTTGCCGGTCTTCTACTGGTCATTGTTCTGTTATCTGCGTGCAAGTTGGATAAAGATGATTACGATTACGGAGAGCTTTCGGCTACGAGTGCCGTTAACGCTGTCCCTTCCGAGCAGAAATTGGATATTGGATTGGACCAAAATAAGCTGAATATGTCTAACGAGAGTTTTGGATTTGGCGATTATCTTCCTTATCGGAATGCGTTTCCTGGAAATCGTCTGGTAAGGGTCTTCGATCGGGATAGTTTGTCAAAGGGTGCACTGGTCTCGAAGCAGCTCGCGTTTGCTCCTGGAAAGATATACTCCTTATTTGTCATTGGTGAGCGGAATTTGGATGTGATAAGTTTTGAAGATAGTAATGAAGCACCAATGGCCGGGAAGGCAAGCATACGGTTTATCAATCTAAGTCCGGATGCACCTGCGTTAAATCTTGGTGAAAAAGAGGCGCGCGCGCTTTTGGCCAAAGGCATAGCTTTCAAAGGAACAAGTGCGTATTTCACGATGGAGGCTGGAAAGAAGCATCAGCTTTTCATTGCCTCTACTGCGAATGTGGAGTTTGCGAATTTTGAATTTATACCAGAGGAAGGGGCTATTTATACAATTTGGGCTAAAGGATTAACTAAGGAGGAGAAGGAAGATAGTAAATTTGGATTCGAAGCACAAATTCTGCAGCAACTCAAGTGA
- a CDS encoding FtsK/SpoIIIE family DNA translocase, with protein MLNKGNTFKNTSGGNPIKKNQKTTSKNYNTKSYKEPSTPINLTEAQEKVVKILGIFLFLMTFAFAISFASYLFTWQEDQSYISTSNGSWSTLFSTAQEIDDDSVDLPVVQNKLGKFGALLANQFIYEWFGIASFIFILILFVVGYKLFYRKNILPVWRTLLYSSIAIIFVSVTLGFLQSFMSNTPHMLEGKFGFWTNKLLEAQIGTAGVAGVIAFAYLSVLILIYNLDLKFSFQSKKRIYDEDLESMQDDGDSIPEVHKPRTPILKDEDYVLDPIDLNAKSEVVEFNQFKETTEIPPLQENAIKPNYNAALTSDHDVEVDHIPNISFTIDSPLEEEESPEQKTNDNLPLSVEKVNEEKPITANDLVAQFGEYDPKLDLSGYQHPPLELLKDYGTGKITINQQELEANKNKIVDTLRNYSIEIEHIKATIGPTVTLYEIIPKPGIRISKIKNLEDDIALSLAALGIRIIAPMPGKGTIGIEVPNSSPEMVSMRSVLATEKFQKTDMDLPIALGKTISNEVYIADLAKMPHLLVAGATGQGKSVGINAILTSLLYKKHPAELKFVLVDPKKVELSLFKKIERHFLAKLPGEDDAIITDTKKVINTLNSLCIEMDQRYDLLKNGQVRNLKEYNVKFVNRRLNPEEGHRFLPFIVLIVDEFADLMMTAGKEVETPIARLAQLARAVGIHLVIATQRPSVNIITGTIKANFPARLAFRVLSKVDSRTILDSGGADQLIGRGDMLLSTGSDLIRIQCAFVDTPEVDQISDYIGGQRGYPSAFLLPEYVDENGEGSGLADFDMDDRDQLFEEAARLIVMHQQGSTSLIQRKLKLGYNRAGRIIDQLEAAGIVGPFEGSKAREVLYPDEYSLEQYLETLRKDN; from the coding sequence ATGCTAAATAAAGGAAATACTTTTAAGAATACAAGTGGGGGGAATCCAATAAAGAAAAACCAAAAAACGACTTCAAAGAACTACAATACAAAGAGTTACAAAGAGCCGTCAACACCTATTAATCTAACCGAAGCACAAGAAAAAGTGGTCAAGATTCTGGGCATTTTCTTGTTCCTGATGACCTTTGCCTTTGCCATTTCTTTTGCTTCCTATTTGTTTACTTGGCAAGAGGACCAAAGTTATATATCCACGTCAAATGGCAGTTGGTCAACATTATTCAGCACTGCCCAAGAGATTGATGACGATTCCGTTGACTTACCCGTCGTTCAAAATAAACTTGGAAAATTTGGAGCCTTACTTGCTAACCAATTCATCTACGAATGGTTTGGAATAGCATCTTTCATTTTTATCCTCATCCTGTTCGTCGTTGGCTATAAGCTGTTCTACAGAAAAAACATCCTTCCTGTATGGAGAACATTGCTATACTCATCCATAGCAATTATTTTCGTATCCGTAACATTAGGGTTTCTACAATCCTTCATGTCCAACACACCACATATGTTGGAAGGGAAGTTTGGCTTCTGGACCAACAAGCTACTCGAAGCACAGATAGGAACTGCTGGAGTTGCTGGTGTCATTGCATTCGCTTATCTTTCTGTGCTTATCCTTATCTACAACTTAGATTTGAAATTCAGCTTCCAATCCAAGAAAAGGATTTACGACGAAGACCTAGAATCTATGCAAGATGATGGGGACAGCATTCCAGAAGTACATAAGCCCCGAACCCCTATCCTTAAAGACGAAGACTATGTTTTAGATCCTATTGATTTGAATGCAAAAAGCGAGGTCGTGGAATTCAATCAATTCAAAGAAACGACAGAAATACCTCCCTTGCAAGAGAATGCCATAAAACCCAATTACAATGCCGCATTGACGTCAGACCATGATGTCGAAGTCGATCATATTCCCAACATCTCATTTACTATAGACTCCCCCCTTGAGGAAGAAGAATCTCCCGAACAAAAGACAAATGACAATCTGCCGTTGAGTGTTGAAAAAGTAAATGAAGAAAAACCAATTACAGCCAATGATCTAGTCGCACAATTTGGAGAATACGACCCTAAATTAGATTTGTCAGGTTATCAACACCCTCCATTAGAACTTCTAAAGGATTATGGCACGGGCAAGATTACAATCAATCAACAAGAACTCGAAGCCAACAAGAATAAGATCGTAGACACACTACGCAACTACAGCATTGAGATTGAGCATATCAAAGCAACTATTGGTCCCACCGTTACCCTTTACGAAATTATCCCTAAGCCAGGAATCCGAATTTCAAAAATCAAAAATCTAGAGGATGATATTGCATTGAGTTTAGCAGCACTCGGAATACGTATCATAGCACCTATGCCAGGAAAAGGAACAATCGGGATAGAAGTCCCCAATAGCTCTCCAGAAATGGTATCCATGCGTTCAGTACTTGCTACTGAAAAGTTCCAAAAAACAGATATGGATCTCCCAATAGCATTAGGAAAGACCATATCGAATGAAGTGTATATAGCCGACCTTGCCAAAATGCCCCATTTACTTGTAGCAGGAGCGACAGGTCAGGGTAAATCCGTCGGTATAAATGCGATATTGACTTCATTGCTGTACAAAAAACACCCTGCGGAACTTAAATTTGTACTAGTCGATCCTAAGAAAGTAGAGCTCTCCCTATTCAAAAAAATAGAACGTCATTTTCTTGCCAAACTTCCAGGAGAAGATGATGCGATTATCACCGATACTAAAAAGGTAATCAACACGTTAAACTCACTCTGTATCGAAATGGATCAACGTTACGACTTGTTAAAAAACGGACAAGTTCGTAATTTGAAAGAATATAATGTAAAATTTGTCAATCGCAGATTAAACCCTGAGGAGGGTCATCGATTCTTACCCTTTATAGTTCTTATAGTAGATGAGTTTGCAGATTTGATGATGACAGCAGGAAAAGAGGTCGAAACACCCATTGCCAGATTGGCCCAATTGGCTCGCGCGGTAGGTATACATTTAGTGATTGCAACACAGCGACCATCCGTCAATATTATCACGGGTACGATTAAGGCCAATTTCCCAGCCAGATTAGCGTTTAGGGTGCTTTCTAAAGTAGATTCTAGGACAATTCTAGATTCTGGAGGTGCCGATCAGCTGATTGGGCGAGGAGATATGCTTCTTTCCACAGGCAGTGACTTGATTCGTATTCAGTGTGCCTTTGTAGATACGCCCGAGGTAGATCAGATTTCCGACTACATCGGAGGGCAACGCGGATATCCCTCAGCATTCCTGTTACCAGAGTATGTTGATGAAAATGGAGAGGGTAGCGGATTGGCAGATTTTGACATGGATGACCGTGACCAACTCTTTGAAGAAGCGGCCCGCTTAATCGTCATGCATCAACAAGGCTCCACATCTTTAATCCAACGCAAGTTAAAGTTGGGCTATAACAGAGCTGGACGAATTATCGATCAATTGGAAGCCGCTGGTATAGTGGGTCCATTTGAAGGAAGTAAAGCGCGCGAGGTGCTCTATCCAGATGAATATTCGTTGGAACAGTATTTGGAAACATTAAGAAAGGATAATTAA
- a CDS encoding LolA family protein, whose protein sequence is MKTNLWTLIMSILLLCTSSHTLAQQEAAAKKILNQVSQKYDGYKTIQATFSFSAKQADGSSYADNGTLSLDKNGNKYLIEMRAQQLISDGKTTWTILKEEGEVQINDADNSNDNINPSNIFSFYKSGFKYVSAPDETVGQTTLSVVDLSPIDTKKNYFKIKLRINKSTKQIYDATIFDKSGSRYTYTIKSLKGNVSFPAGTFAYNKSKYPGLEVVDLR, encoded by the coding sequence ATGAAGACAAATTTATGGACACTGATAATGAGCATACTCCTGCTCTGTACCAGTAGTCACACACTTGCTCAGCAAGAAGCTGCTGCAAAAAAGATATTGAATCAAGTATCCCAGAAATACGATGGTTACAAAACCATCCAGGCTACATTTTCATTTTCAGCCAAGCAAGCAGACGGCTCAAGCTATGCCGATAATGGAACATTATCGTTGGACAAAAATGGCAATAAATACCTCATTGAGATGAGGGCGCAACAACTTATAAGCGATGGTAAAACCACTTGGACCATCCTTAAAGAGGAAGGCGAAGTCCAAATCAACGATGCAGACAATTCCAATGACAATATCAATCCTAGCAATATCTTTTCATTTTATAAATCGGGATTTAAATACGTAAGTGCTCCAGATGAAACAGTAGGACAGACCACACTTAGCGTTGTAGACCTTTCTCCAATTGATACAAAAAAGAATTATTTTAAAATCAAATTGAGAATCAATAAATCCACCAAACAGATTTATGATGCCACGATATTTGACAAATCAGGATCAAGATACACCTACACCATCAAATCATTAAAAGGCAACGTCAGTTTCCCTGCAGGGACATTTGCCTACAATAAGTCCAAATATCCCGGATTAGAGGTCGTAGACCTTAGGTAA
- a CDS encoding LacI family DNA-binding transcriptional regulator, whose protein sequence is MSSITIKEIARALNVSISTVSKALNDSHEIGDKTKAKVLEYAAAHHYKPNLLAQNLKTGKSNTIGVILTSINNPFCSQIIEGIQQHALKVGLDVIFMQSREQPEIEKSCIETLMQRGVDGLLISPVDETSNQKLLEDIHTHQFPVVIFDRIQHSLDTFKIGVNNFQGARLATKHLIDSGRRKIVNITASRFGLSGERFKGYREALNDAEIPFEPLYHVQCNMQNHDVLDVELKNAISALMNSQHKPDAVLGSSDTITVRLLGVLSEMGYQVPEDLAVIGFSNIEFAKSLNPALSTIRQPALEIGSLAMEKLMQLMSKKNWHQVQIETIELDTKLTFRKSSIVV, encoded by the coding sequence ATGTCAAGCATCACGATTAAAGAAATAGCAAGGGCGTTGAATGTTTCTATCTCTACTGTTTCTAAAGCACTGAATGACAGTCATGAAATTGGAGATAAGACAAAAGCGAAAGTTCTGGAATATGCAGCTGCCCATCACTACAAGCCCAACCTACTAGCACAAAATCTGAAAACAGGAAAATCCAATACGATTGGTGTCATCCTCACTTCCATCAATAATCCCTTCTGTTCACAAATTATCGAGGGGATACAACAACATGCATTGAAAGTTGGACTTGATGTCATCTTTATGCAAAGCCGCGAACAACCAGAAATCGAAAAATCATGTATAGAAACCTTGATGCAAAGGGGTGTAGATGGGCTTTTGATTTCACCTGTGGATGAAACTTCCAATCAAAAATTATTGGAAGATATTCATACCCATCAATTTCCAGTCGTCATCTTTGACCGTATACAACATAGCCTCGATACATTCAAAATCGGTGTAAATAATTTCCAAGGAGCCCGTCTCGCCACCAAACACCTAATAGACTCTGGCCGTAGAAAGATTGTCAACATTACCGCGTCCCGCTTTGGGTTATCAGGGGAACGATTTAAAGGATACAGAGAAGCATTAAACGATGCAGAAATTCCCTTCGAGCCACTTTACCATGTCCAATGTAATATGCAAAATCATGACGTGTTAGATGTAGAACTCAAGAATGCCATTAGCGCATTAATGAATTCTCAGCATAAACCTGATGCCGTACTGGGATCATCCGATACCATTACCGTTCGCTTATTGGGCGTGCTTTCTGAAATGGGATATCAAGTGCCCGAAGATTTGGCTGTTATTGGTTTTTCAAACATTGAATTTGCCAAATCATTAAACCCTGCACTATCCACTATCCGTCAACCTGCCCTGGAAATAGGATCATTGGCTATGGAGAAACTAATGCAGTTAATGTCTAAAAAAAATTGGCATCAAGTTCAAATTGAAACCATTGAACTTGACACCAAACTAACTTTTCGTAAATCGTCTATCGTAGTTTAA